A portion of the Melanotaenia boesemani isolate fMelBoe1 chromosome 2, fMelBoe1.pri, whole genome shotgun sequence genome contains these proteins:
- the LOC121650823 gene encoding septin-9-like isoform X6, which produces MSEAVVPDAMVSPAMGSLYGEKTSAPVVDFSYVGIDAILEQMRRKAMKQGFELNIMVVGQSGLGKSTLMNTLFKSKVSRKSVLATAQEKIPKTIEIKSISHDIEEKGVRMKLTVIDTPGFGDQINNENCWQPIMKFINDQYEAYLQEEININRKKRIPDSRVHCCIYFIPPTGHCLRPLDVEFMRRLSKVVNIVPVIAKADTLTLEERDFFKKKIREELRANGIDVYPQKEFDEDAEDRMINEKIREMIPFAVVGSDQEYQVNGRRLLGRKTKWGTIEVENIAHCEFAYLRDLLIRTHMQNIKDITSSIHYEMYRVRRLNENNTAVAHANGIPEHHLAAHEM; this is translated from the exons ATGTCTGAGGCAGTGGTGCCTGATGCTATGGTGTCCCCAGCAATGGGCAGTCTGTACGGGGAGAAGACCTCTGCTCCCGTGGTAGACTTCAGCTATGTGGGCATTGACGCCATTCTGGagcagatgaggaggaaggCCATGAAGCAGGGTTTTGAGCTTAACATTATGGTAGTGG GACAGAGTGGCCTGGGAAAATCTACTCTGATGAACACTCTGTTCAAGTCTAAAGTCAGCCGGAAGTCAGTGCTGGCCACAGCCCAGGAGAAGATCCCCAAAACAATTGAAATCAAGTCTATCAGTCATG ACATTGAGGAGAAGGGAGTGAGAATGAAGCTGACAGTCATTGACACGCCAGGCTTTGGGGACCAGATCAACAATGAGAACTG CTGGCAGCCCATCATGAAGTTCATTAACGATCAATATGAAGCGTACCTGCAGGAAGAGATCAACATCAACCGAAAGAAAAGGATCCCCGACTCCAGAGTCCACTGCTGCATATACTTCATCCCCCCGACCGGACACTG CCTTCGGCCTCTTGATGTAGAATTCATGAGACGTCTCAGTAAAGTGGTCAACATTGTCCCGGTCATTGCCAAGGCAGATACTCTCACGCTGGAAGAGAGGGACTTCTTCAAAAAGAAG ATCAGGGAAGAGCTGCGAGCCAATGGGATTGATGTGTACCCCCAAAAGGAATTCGATGaggatgcagaagacagaaTGATTAACGAAAAGATCAGG gagatgatcCCGTTTGCTGTTGTGGGCAGCGATCAGGAGTACCAGGTTAATGGCAGGAGGCTGTTAGGGAGAAAGACAAAGTGGGGAACTATTGaag TTGAGAACATCGCCCACTGCGAGTTTGCCTATTTAAGGGATCTCCTCATCAG GACCCACATGCAAAACATTAAGGacatcaccagcagcatccACTATGAAATGTATCGCGTGAGGCGCCTAAATGAGAATAACACGGCAGTGGCTCACGCCAATGGTATCCCAGAACATCATCTGGCCGCCCACGAGATGTAG